A section of the Pedobacter sp. HDW13 genome encodes:
- a CDS encoding RNA polymerase sigma-70 factor — translation MFNKNNGDVADVLQPEELFKKLYRRLYDFAYYLLKDKELAEDVAQDAFVVYLEQQESIAANFNAVKSFLYTTVKNACLNKIRHNNVVDVYNKNNPLDIYSDPQILEGIIHTEIIAEIYDQINALPLGCAMVIRYGYLEGLSNSEIAKLMNISINTVKSQKKRALSLMKIHLGKAAMALFAAMYLHH, via the coding sequence ATGTTCAATAAAAACAACGGAGATGTTGCTGATGTTTTGCAACCTGAGGAGCTTTTTAAAAAGCTTTACCGGCGTTTATATGATTTTGCATATTACTTGTTAAAGGATAAAGAATTGGCAGAAGATGTAGCCCAGGATGCCTTTGTGGTTTATTTAGAACAACAGGAAAGTATAGCTGCCAATTTCAATGCAGTAAAATCATTTTTATACACTACCGTAAAAAACGCCTGTTTAAATAAAATACGGCATAACAATGTGGTCGATGTTTATAATAAAAACAATCCGTTGGATATTTATTCCGATCCACAGATATTGGAAGGTATTATCCATACCGAGATTATTGCCGAGATTTATGATCAGATTAATGCCCTTCCACTCGGATGCGCCATGGTAATCAGATATGGTTATTTAGAAGGATTAAGCAATAGCGAAATTGCCAAACTGATGAATATTAGCATCAACACGGTTAAAAGTCAGAAAAAACGCGCGTTATCTTTGATGAAAATACACCTCGGAAAAGCTGCAATGGCACTTTTTGCGGCTATGTATCTCCATCATTAA
- a CDS encoding RagB/SusD family nutrient uptake outer membrane protein, whose translation MKLFINKIKCLTLPGMVLLLVLSSCKKDFLNKEPLISTGPDNLFRTAADLQTYANGFYPKLAPQYTALGTIANTSLDANSDVMISQTTVTAGLNMLTSNSVAPETSSIWNNGYTAIRSDNYFLHYALLNAQKNASTRHYIGEGYFFRAWDYFALLRNFGGVPIVTDILKETDVAELYKPRASRYEVASQIIKDLDSAIAKLNWKGEAEGGIAGRITKDAALVLKTRVALYEGTWERYHGRKNSPFAMQGKNGAEFLAMVEPAANMLISRYGSKIFTNQGDRSLAYNQLFAQKDAAATDGVILYKVYDASKLTESHNFFWKIIDLGPSITDHLVDMYLKTDGNQQGATSTLSTLSSTLDPRFKQTVWTSDRGPFNKLPGRGGDGTPFRYPLIAPAGSYTEGFTSTGYRNFKGAVFAQEYRKGETDDVLMRYEESLLALAEAKSILGTLNQADLDKTVNVIRSRVGMIPMTINAGAGFVYREDLGFDLSETPLVNEIRRERSVEFALEGFRLDDLKRWGVFEKVVNGYQPKGALLQEFLDYYNRTPSQVALDMGSDATKYSQIRADGYTLNETVLNLTSGSNVDRFPDGRINPLFKIADFRPGGRGFFIEPARDYLAGVPLQEIRLYQTKGAKLEQNPGWR comes from the coding sequence ATGAAACTGTTCATAAATAAAATAAAATGCCTTACGCTGCCCGGTATGGTGCTCCTTTTGGTACTCAGTTCCTGTAAAAAGGATTTTTTAAATAAAGAACCTTTAATTTCTACAGGGCCCGATAACCTTTTCCGTACAGCTGCCGATTTGCAAACCTATGCAAATGGCTTTTATCCCAAATTGGCACCCCAGTACACAGCCTTAGGTACTATAGCCAATACCAGTTTAGATGCCAATTCAGATGTAATGATCAGCCAAACTACGGTAACCGCAGGTTTAAACATGCTAACCTCAAACTCAGTTGCTCCCGAAACCAGCTCCATCTGGAATAATGGTTATACAGCCATCAGAAGCGATAACTATTTCCTTCATTATGCTTTGTTAAACGCACAGAAAAACGCTTCAACCAGACATTACATTGGCGAGGGCTATTTTTTCAGGGCCTGGGATTATTTTGCCTTGCTACGAAATTTTGGAGGCGTACCTATTGTTACTGATATTTTAAAGGAAACCGATGTCGCAGAACTTTATAAACCCCGTGCTTCGCGTTACGAAGTAGCCAGTCAGATTATTAAAGATCTCGATTCTGCTATTGCAAAACTCAATTGGAAAGGCGAAGCCGAGGGCGGAATAGCCGGGAGAATTACCAAAGATGCCGCATTGGTATTAAAAACCAGGGTGGCACTTTACGAAGGTACCTGGGAGCGTTACCATGGCCGAAAAAACTCGCCCTTTGCCATGCAGGGTAAAAACGGAGCAGAATTTCTGGCGATGGTTGAGCCTGCGGCGAATATGTTAATCAGTCGTTATGGCAGTAAAATATTTACCAATCAGGGCGATAGGTCATTAGCCTATAATCAGTTATTTGCCCAAAAGGATGCTGCGGCTACTGATGGCGTAATTCTTTATAAAGTTTACGATGCTTCCAAGCTTACAGAAAGCCATAATTTCTTTTGGAAGATTATAGATCTGGGGCCTTCCATTACCGATCACCTGGTAGATATGTACCTGAAAACCGATGGTAACCAGCAAGGTGCAACGAGCACGTTGAGCACATTAAGCAGCACCCTCGATCCCCGGTTTAAACAAACGGTTTGGACCTCAGACAGAGGGCCATTTAATAAACTGCCCGGCCGTGGTGGCGATGGTACACCTTTCCGGTATCCGCTTATTGCACCTGCAGGCTCCTACACCGAAGGCTTTACCTCTACCGGTTACCGGAATTTTAAAGGTGCCGTTTTTGCCCAGGAGTACAGAAAAGGAGAAACAGATGATGTGTTGATGCGTTACGAAGAATCTTTATTGGCCCTGGCAGAGGCTAAATCCATTTTAGGTACACTTAACCAGGCAGATTTGGATAAAACCGTAAACGTGATCAGAAGCAGGGTGGGAATGATTCCTATGACCATTAATGCAGGGGCCGGATTTGTATATCGCGAAGATCTGGGTTTTGATCTTAGCGAAACACCTTTGGTTAATGAAATCAGGAGAGAGCGCAGTGTAGAGTTTGCTCTCGAAGGGTTCAGGTTGGATGATTTAAAGAGGTGGGGTGTATTTGAAAAGGTGGTTAACGGTTATCAGCCCAAGGGTGCTTTATTGCAGGAGTTTTTAGATTATTATAACCGCACTCCGTCCCAGGTAGCCCTGGATATGGGAAGCGATGCTACAAAATATAGCCAGATCCGCGCTGATGGGTATACCCTGAATGAAACGGTGCTGAATTTAACCTCAGGCAGTAACGTAGATCGTTTTCCTGATGGGAGGATTAACCCCTTATTTAAAATAGCCGATTTCAGGCCGGGAGGCCGGGGGTTCTTTATTGAACCTGCAAGAGATTACCTCGCCGGGGTTCCGCTGCAGGAAATCAGGCTATACCAAACCAAGGGGGCTAAACTTGAGCAAAACCCTGGCTGGAGATAA
- a CDS encoding FecR family protein: MSDSQKEFDKYLLEIITRFKNGEATSAEIREIDQWYESQSTNTRYTDQLPADEQIETRQKMLRNVKASIRQETEPVVKLNAYKKIKGLAIAATVLLAIGTSIYFGLDKQKTEHRQLVVVNDIAPGSNTATLTLANGKKINLAALNNGQIASQSGIRISKTADGQLVYESIANETDPGSQPEFNTIEVPVGGQWQVILPDRSKVWLNALSSITYPLHFTGKERNVKISGEAYFEVAHNPKMPFKVHSNGQTVEVLGTHFNIMAYADEKLMKTTLLEGAVKVSEGKQTRLLVPGEQAQVGGGSIAVTRAIDVEDVVAWKNGYFKFDENLEAIMAKVAKWYNVEIVYQFKPDPDIVYAGKVSRAKNISSLLKLIEFDGDVHFKIEGRRVIVMK; this comes from the coding sequence ATGAGCGATAGCCAAAAAGAGTTCGACAAGTACTTACTGGAAATTATCACCAGGTTCAAAAACGGAGAGGCCACATCTGCTGAAATCCGGGAAATAGATCAGTGGTACGAAAGCCAGTCGACTAACACTAGGTATACTGATCAGCTCCCGGCCGATGAGCAAATCGAAACCAGGCAGAAAATGTTGCGAAATGTTAAGGCAAGTATCCGGCAGGAAACGGAACCTGTTGTAAAACTCAATGCTTATAAAAAAATAAAAGGCCTTGCCATTGCAGCAACTGTACTATTAGCCATCGGAACCAGCATCTATTTTGGTTTAGACAAGCAGAAAACCGAACACAGACAATTGGTTGTAGTAAACGATATTGCACCGGGCAGTAATACAGCAACATTAACACTGGCTAACGGTAAAAAAATAAACCTTGCAGCTTTAAACAATGGCCAGATTGCCAGCCAGTCTGGAATCAGGATTTCTAAAACGGCTGATGGACAACTGGTATATGAAAGTATCGCAAATGAAACTGATCCAGGTAGTCAACCCGAATTTAATACCATAGAAGTACCTGTTGGCGGGCAATGGCAGGTTATTTTACCCGATCGGTCTAAAGTTTGGCTGAACGCATTATCCAGCATTACCTACCCTTTGCATTTTACTGGCAAAGAGAGAAATGTGAAAATCTCAGGTGAAGCCTATTTTGAGGTGGCACATAATCCCAAAATGCCATTTAAAGTGCATAGCAATGGTCAAACAGTAGAAGTACTGGGCACACATTTCAATATTATGGCCTATGCAGACGAAAAATTGATGAAAACCACTTTACTTGAAGGTGCGGTGAAAGTTTCGGAAGGAAAGCAAACCAGGTTGCTTGTACCAGGTGAGCAGGCACAGGTTGGAGGTGGGAGCATTGCAGTAACTAGGGCTATTGATGTTGAAGATGTAGTGGCCTGGAAAAACGGGTATTTTAAATTCGACGAAAACCTGGAAGCCATTATGGCAAAAGTGGCCAAGTGGTACAATGTAGAAATTGTTTATCAGTTTAAACCCGATCCGGATATTGTTTATGCGGGTAAAGTTTCACGTGCTAAAAATATATCTTCCTTATTGAAACTTATAGAATTTGATGGCGATGTGCATTTTAAAATTGAAGGAAGGAGGGTAATTGTAATGAAGTAA
- a CDS encoding SusC/RagA family TonB-linked outer membrane protein — protein sequence MNLNLHKKYGGNSHAFYKILLVMKIATFLLIITIMQVSASSFAQKITMRKVNAPLTSIIDEIRNQSNYDFFYNKKVLRTAKSVTINVKDASLEEVLEICFKDQAIDYQVTDKTVLLKEKVIKPGFFIPFSQPAEKITGKVIDEKGQPIPGASVSEKGTKNVTQTNSGGIFTIDIANKEAILVISFIGYQSKEVLAGSINGPILLNPSQETLNDVVVTAYGKVKRNSLTDAISTIDAKKIENRPLRTLADGLVGLAPGLNIKMPSGAPESVPSINIRGFTGFGTSGGPLVLIDGVERPMQDVNPNDVESVSLLKDGASSAIYGSRAPYGVLLITTKSGKSGKATVTYSNNIRIGKIALFPTQPESPEWARYINMAQKNGQPAGTGTEGVDAITIARMEAWLQQDWNNPAFDELRTRFGDKAQSYIENGQFPTSDASFKYWTREQSFATTKLYDTYLNKSDISQQHNLSLSGGTDRLQYFTSVGYNGGKGLFKGDFNYNSRQNFQTKLNYKAAEWLDLRTDVSLVRQENQGANYRNGAATDGPSGNLIANYGDIFGSMTQYFATPLRVPSGNAYSWILGAAGILGEGGLIKNRRNDVVLTGGATVRPFKYFELNGDYSLRLSNSFYSKVDKIAFTELPDGTMAQNNRSANSSAITKSNSLLNYQFAKFSGQYKRSFEGGHNLLAQVGMQIEKNAFESLTGSKTDLYAPNEVEALRFAANNPLADDNLYEWATLGYYGVFTYDFREKYLIKFAGRRDASSRFAADARWGFFPSVSGAWNTAKETFWPLKNWISEFKPRVSWSSSGDLTSVGASNYYPTAVLGASVSKTTLLGGNYSNVFTPPGLLSATQTWAKPTVLDFGIDITALKQRLNITYDWYQRRIKDQIGPPDPVSAVLGTGAPAQNNSVSETRGWELSIGWNDKFTLASKPFTYDIRVNMSDYIGYVTQYSSNTSGLRSGAWTPGELFGQNFVYKSAGIAQNINDLNGHTLTGTYNYPGYLQYQDLNGDGYINAGNGGFWYSMGDVVRDGFNYPRKSYSIVPSFSWNNFNISAVFEGVMQWKIYSNSLYVWGTNAGSSIAYFGTPVFKESSQLGYWSTDNRDAFFPALNTGSALATNKYALDLAHLRIRNITIGYDLPQKWIAKARLKNVNIYASGENLGFIYSKSFIKYDPEFLSNLSGLFSNSTSGYPPLRYYSFGIKVGL from the coding sequence ATGAATTTAAACTTACATAAGAAGTATGGAGGTAACAGCCATGCATTTTATAAAATTCTGCTGGTGATGAAGATAGCCACATTTTTATTGATAATAACCATCATGCAGGTAAGTGCGTCTTCTTTCGCACAAAAAATTACTATGCGTAAAGTTAATGCTCCGTTAACTTCCATTATCGATGAAATCCGAAACCAAAGTAACTACGATTTTTTTTACAACAAGAAGGTGTTAAGAACAGCCAAATCAGTTACCATCAACGTAAAAGATGCTTCGCTGGAAGAAGTGCTCGAAATTTGCTTTAAAGACCAGGCGATTGATTATCAGGTAACTGATAAGACAGTATTGCTTAAAGAAAAGGTTATTAAACCTGGTTTTTTTATCCCTTTTAGTCAACCTGCCGAAAAAATTACAGGTAAAGTGATCGACGAAAAAGGCCAGCCCATACCTGGGGCAAGTGTTAGTGAAAAGGGTACTAAAAATGTAACACAAACCAATAGTGGTGGCATTTTTACCATTGATATTGCTAATAAAGAAGCCATTTTGGTTATTTCGTTTATTGGATACCAGAGTAAAGAAGTTTTGGCCGGCAGCATAAATGGTCCAATTTTACTCAATCCAAGCCAGGAAACGCTAAACGATGTGGTGGTAACAGCTTACGGTAAAGTAAAAAGAAACAGCCTTACCGATGCCATTTCTACAATCGATGCTAAAAAAATAGAAAACAGACCATTAAGAACACTTGCGGATGGTTTAGTAGGGTTGGCGCCCGGGTTAAATATTAAAATGCCAAGTGGGGCACCAGAAAGTGTTCCCAGTATTAATATCAGAGGTTTTACAGGCTTCGGCACATCGGGTGGGCCCCTGGTATTGATTGATGGTGTTGAAAGGCCGATGCAGGATGTTAATCCGAATGATGTAGAATCAGTTTCGCTCCTTAAAGACGGTGCATCGTCTGCAATTTATGGTTCGAGGGCGCCATATGGAGTATTGCTAATTACCACCAAAAGCGGTAAATCAGGGAAAGCTACTGTAACTTATTCCAATAACATTAGGATTGGGAAAATAGCCTTGTTCCCAACTCAACCCGAATCGCCTGAATGGGCCCGCTACATTAACATGGCACAAAAAAACGGTCAGCCTGCCGGAACCGGCACAGAAGGGGTAGATGCAATAACGATTGCCAGAATGGAGGCCTGGCTACAACAAGACTGGAATAACCCTGCTTTCGATGAACTGCGCACCCGGTTTGGGGATAAAGCACAATCGTACATAGAAAATGGCCAGTTTCCTACTTCCGATGCCAGTTTTAAATACTGGACCAGGGAACAATCTTTTGCTACTACTAAACTATATGATACGTATTTAAACAAATCAGACATTAGCCAGCAGCATAACTTAAGCCTTAGCGGTGGAACAGACCGGCTACAGTATTTTACCAGTGTTGGCTATAATGGAGGAAAAGGTTTGTTTAAGGGTGATTTTAACTACAACAGCCGCCAGAATTTTCAAACCAAGCTAAATTATAAAGCTGCTGAATGGCTGGATTTAAGAACAGACGTTAGTTTGGTAAGACAGGAAAACCAGGGTGCAAATTACCGGAACGGGGCAGCAACAGATGGACCAAGTGGTAATTTAATTGCGAACTATGGTGACATATTTGGAAGCATGACCCAGTATTTTGCTACACCTTTAAGGGTACCATCAGGTAATGCCTACTCGTGGATTTTAGGCGCAGCCGGTATTCTGGGCGAAGGTGGCCTGATTAAAAACAGAAGAAACGATGTGGTGCTTACCGGAGGAGCTACTGTACGGCCATTTAAATATTTTGAGCTGAATGGCGATTACAGTCTGCGTTTGAGCAATTCTTTTTATTCAAAAGTTGATAAGATTGCTTTTACCGAACTGCCGGATGGTACAATGGCTCAAAATAACCGTTCGGCCAATTCCAGTGCCATTACAAAATCGAATAGCTTGCTCAATTATCAGTTTGCAAAGTTTAGCGGCCAGTATAAAAGAAGTTTCGAAGGGGGGCACAATCTCCTGGCTCAGGTTGGGATGCAGATAGAAAAAAATGCCTTCGAATCACTTACAGGTAGTAAAACAGATTTATATGCACCGAATGAGGTTGAAGCATTAAGGTTTGCAGCTAACAATCCGCTTGCAGATGATAATTTGTATGAATGGGCTACTTTGGGTTATTATGGGGTGTTTACTTATGATTTTCGTGAGAAATACCTGATCAAGTTTGCAGGCAGAAGGGATGCCAGTTCGCGTTTTGCTGCCGATGCCCGCTGGGGATTTTTTCCTTCGGTTTCCGGAGCCTGGAATACAGCTAAAGAAACATTTTGGCCCTTAAAAAACTGGATTAGCGAATTTAAACCACGGGTGTCGTGGTCTAGCTCAGGCGACCTTACTTCTGTGGGTGCAAGCAATTATTATCCTACTGCAGTACTTGGTGCATCTGTAAGCAAAACCACACTCCTAGGCGGAAATTATTCAAATGTATTTACCCCGCCCGGATTATTAAGTGCTACACAAACCTGGGCTAAGCCAACCGTGCTCGATTTTGGTATCGATATTACGGCTTTAAAACAAAGGCTTAACATCACTTATGATTGGTACCAGCGGAGGATAAAAGATCAGATCGGCCCGCCAGATCCGGTATCAGCAGTATTGGGAACGGGTGCTCCGGCTCAAAACAACTCGGTTTCAGAAACCAGGGGCTGGGAGCTGAGTATCGGCTGGAATGATAAATTCACCCTGGCATCGAAACCATTTACTTATGATATCAGGGTAAACATGAGCGATTATATTGGCTACGTTACTCAGTATAGCAGTAACACCTCAGGTTTAAGAAGCGGCGCCTGGACACCTGGTGAGCTTTTCGGTCAGAACTTTGTGTATAAATCAGCAGGTATAGCACAAAACATCAATGATTTAAACGGTCACACGCTTACCGGCACCTATAATTATCCAGGTTATCTACAGTATCAGGATCTGAACGGCGATGGTTATATCAATGCCGGTAATGGCGGTTTTTGGTATAGCATGGGCGATGTAGTGAGGGATGGTTTCAATTATCCACGTAAGAGTTATTCAATCGTGCCTTCCTTTTCGTGGAATAACTTCAACATATCGGCAGTATTTGAAGGGGTAATGCAATGGAAAATATACAGCAATTCATTGTATGTATGGGGTACTAATGCCGGTAGCAGCATTGCGTATTTTGGTACACCGGTATTTAAAGAAAGTAGCCAACTGGGATACTGGAGTACAGATAATCGGGATGCTTTTTTCCCGGCATTAAATACGGGTAGTGCTTTGGCTACTAACAAATATGCGCTCGATCTTGCCCATCTGCGTATCAGGAATATAACAATTGGTTATGATCTTCCTCAGAAATGGATAGCCAAAGCCCGCTTAAAAAATGTAAATATCTACGCCAGTGGTGAAAACCTGGGATTTATTTATTCCAAATCATTTATAAAATACGATCCCGAATTTTTGAGTAACCTCTCTGGCCTGTTCAGTAACAGCACAAGTGGCTATCCACCTTTGCGCTACTATTCATTTGGTATTAAGGTAGGGTTGTAA
- a CDS encoding FecR family protein: MKEEAFELSALISGYLLCTLTTEEEERLKLLLAEDEERYELLETYRTAGITAERLANMDGVDVDQAWRKVNNRFNGTKVVQHKNRYGWLKYAAILIAVIGVSIFYFNLNKPDPRIIPDITKTYKNDVLPGTQTAKLILSDGIQISLNKEKQVIDDEKGTTIISNLGEISYGQSKTNDPASTKYNTLIVPMAGTYKVTLPDGSKVMLNAMSELKFPVSFAGNERLVSLKGEAYFEVAKDATRPFKVKLNESDVEVLGTHFNISAYNQTAKTTLLEGSIKVSNGKSSNILIPGRQALSDQQNIAVSKGDVDKAVAWCKGDFYFSNDALEPVLIEISRWYDLKLVYKRKLPDIHIGGHVSRKAKLSEVLDMLKDVSNLSFGIEGRNLIIN; this comes from the coding sequence ATGAAAGAAGAAGCCTTTGAATTGTCAGCATTAATTTCCGGATACCTGCTTTGTACTCTAACCACCGAAGAGGAGGAACGATTGAAGTTGCTTTTGGCTGAAGATGAAGAAAGGTATGAGCTGCTTGAAACTTACCGTACTGCCGGCATCACAGCAGAGCGCCTGGCAAATATGGATGGTGTGGATGTAGATCAGGCCTGGCGTAAGGTTAACAACCGTTTTAACGGAACTAAAGTTGTTCAGCATAAAAACCGTTATGGCTGGCTTAAATATGCGGCCATTTTGATCGCAGTTATTGGAGTTTCTATTTTCTATTTCAATTTAAATAAACCCGATCCACGGATTATTCCCGATATAACCAAAACCTACAAAAACGATGTTTTACCGGGCACCCAAACGGCTAAGCTAATCCTTTCTGATGGTATCCAAATATCGCTAAACAAAGAAAAACAGGTAATTGACGATGAAAAAGGTACTACGATTATCAGCAACCTTGGCGAAATCAGTTACGGACAGTCCAAAACTAACGATCCCGCCAGCACAAAATACAACACTTTAATTGTACCCATGGCCGGAACTTACAAGGTAACCTTGCCTGATGGTTCAAAAGTAATGTTGAATGCCATGTCGGAACTGAAATTTCCGGTAAGCTTTGCAGGCAATGAGCGGTTAGTGAGTTTAAAAGGCGAAGCTTATTTCGAAGTGGCAAAAGATGCTACCCGTCCGTTTAAAGTTAAACTTAACGAATCGGATGTTGAAGTTTTAGGCACCCATTTTAACATTTCGGCATATAACCAAACGGCAAAAACCACACTTTTAGAAGGATCGATTAAGGTGAGTAATGGCAAAAGCAGCAATATCCTTATTCCGGGCAGGCAGGCACTGTCCGATCAGCAAAATATTGCAGTTTCAAAAGGCGATGTGGATAAAGCCGTGGCCTGGTGTAAAGGCGATTTTTATTTCAGTAATGATGCGTTGGAGCCTGTTTTGATTGAAATAAGCAGGTGGTACGATTTAAAACTTGTTTACAAAAGGAAATTGCCAGATATCCATATTGGCGGGCATGTGAGCAGAAAGGCTAAATTAAGCGAAGTACTGGATATGCTTAAAGATGTAAGTAACCTGTCTTTTGGTATAGAAGGCCGGAACCTGATTATCAATTAA
- a CDS encoding metallophosphoesterase, with translation MEKINRRSFINGIMVTGIVLQIPNTVLGMFPSKAKMVKASLITDLHHDIMHDGAERLEAFLVHVKKNKPDFIMQMGDFAYPNIKNKTLIDRFNHAHETALHIIGNHDTDAGHTKEQCLEYYKMPARYYTKEINGICFIVLDGNDKGSPTRKSGYPSYINDEQRQWLQQQLKTINKPIVVMSHQPLAGELAVDNAAEIQEILSSAADKILVAINGHTHIDCQLLIKNINYVHLNSASYFWVGSKYKHNSYSEEIHEKYPWISSTCPYQDALFTTLTINPTSATIHIEGRKSNWVGASPAQLNYVEQIALAPDKEIVPFISKRNIQVTRKEK, from the coding sequence ATGGAAAAGATCAACAGAAGAAGCTTTATTAATGGCATAATGGTCACCGGTATTGTTTTGCAGATTCCCAATACCGTTTTGGGCATGTTTCCTTCAAAAGCGAAAATGGTTAAGGCCAGCCTCATTACCGATTTGCACCACGATATTATGCACGATGGTGCGGAGCGATTGGAAGCATTTTTAGTTCATGTTAAGAAAAATAAGCCCGACTTTATCATGCAAATGGGGGATTTTGCTTATCCCAACATTAAAAATAAGACGCTCATCGACCGTTTTAACCATGCACATGAAACAGCTTTGCATATAATTGGCAATCACGATACCGATGCCGGACATACCAAAGAACAGTGCCTGGAGTATTATAAAATGCCAGCCCGGTACTATACCAAAGAAATTAATGGTATTTGTTTCATTGTTTTAGATGGTAATGATAAAGGATCACCTACCCGTAAGAGTGGATACCCATCGTACATTAACGACGAACAGAGACAGTGGTTGCAGCAGCAATTAAAAACGATAAATAAACCCATTGTAGTAATGAGCCACCAGCCTTTGGCTGGCGAACTGGCAGTTGATAATGCTGCAGAAATACAAGAAATATTAAGTAGTGCTGCCGATAAGATTTTAGTAGCCATAAACGGGCATACCCATATCGATTGCCAGCTTTTAATTAAGAATATAAACTATGTACACCTTAATTCTGCTTCTTATTTCTGGGTAGGATCAAAGTACAAACACAACAGTTATTCCGAAGAAATTCATGAAAAGTACCCATGGATTTCCAGCACCTGTCCTTACCAGGATGCCTTATTTACCACTTTAACCATTAACCCTACATCCGCAACCATTCATATTGAGGGACGAAAAAGCAATTGGGTAGGTGCTTCGCCTGCACAGTTAAATTATGTTGAGCAAATTGCCCTTGCTCCAGACAAAGAAATTGTACCTTTTATCAGCAAAAGGAATATTCAGGTAACGCGTAAAGAAAAATAG